One genomic segment of Alicycliphilus denitrificans K601 includes these proteins:
- the sucD gene encoding succinate--CoA ligase subunit alpha has translation MSIYINKDTRVITQGITGKTGQFHTEKCQEYANGKNCFVAGVNPKKAGEKIFDIPIYGSVKDAAQQTGATVSVIYVPPAGAAAAIWEAVEADLDLAICITEGIPVRDMLEVRNKMKAKEAAGGKRTLLLGPNCPGLITPDEIKIGIMPGHIHKKGRVGVVSRSGTLTYEAVAQLTELGIGQSSAVGIGGDPINGLKHIDVMKAFNDDPDTDAVIMIGEIGGPDEAEAARWCKDNMKKPIVGFIAGVTAPPGKRMGHAGALISGGADTADAKLAIMEECGFRITRNPSEMGRILKGLL, from the coding sequence ATGTCGATCTACATCAATAAAGACACCCGCGTCATCACCCAGGGCATCACTGGCAAGACCGGTCAGTTCCACACCGAGAAGTGCCAGGAATACGCCAACGGCAAGAACTGCTTCGTGGCGGGCGTGAACCCCAAGAAGGCCGGCGAGAAGATCTTTGACATTCCGATCTACGGCTCCGTCAAGGACGCCGCGCAGCAGACCGGCGCCACCGTCTCCGTGATCTACGTACCGCCCGCAGGCGCTGCCGCCGCCATCTGGGAAGCCGTCGAGGCCGATCTGGACCTGGCGATCTGCATCACCGAGGGCATCCCGGTGCGCGACATGCTCGAAGTGCGCAACAAGATGAAGGCCAAGGAGGCCGCCGGCGGCAAGCGCACGCTGCTGCTGGGCCCCAACTGCCCCGGCCTGATCACGCCCGACGAGATCAAGATCGGCATCATGCCCGGCCACATCCACAAGAAGGGCCGCGTGGGCGTCGTCTCCCGCTCGGGCACGCTGACCTATGAAGCCGTGGCACAGCTGACCGAGCTGGGCATCGGCCAGTCGAGCGCCGTGGGCATCGGCGGCGACCCGATCAACGGCCTCAAGCACATCGACGTGATGAAGGCGTTCAACGACGACCCCGACACTGACGCTGTCATCATGATCGGCGAGATCGGCGGCCCCGACGAGGCCGAGGCCGCGCGCTGGTGCAAGGACAACATGAAGAAACCCATCGTCGGCTTCATCGCCGGCGTTACCGCCCCTCCGGGCAAGCGCATGGGCCACGCGGGCGCGCTGATCTCGGGCGGCGCCGACACGGCCGACGCCAAGCTCGCCATCATGGAAGAGTGCGGCTTCAGGATCACGCGCAACCCCTCCGAGATGGGCCGCATCCTCAAGGGCCTGCTGTAA
- a CDS encoding Stp1/IreP family PP2C-type Ser/Thr phosphatase, translated as MKPPLKLSYEFCALTDTGRVRSNNEDAVAIHEATQLVMLADGMGGYSAGEVASGMAINYIGTEFAQWLEDAPANTPVAEVRRALEACVDNANHAILGASLTNPQYLGMGTTLVVGVFRGDRLILAHIGDSRCYRLRAGELRQITRDHSWLQEQVDMGLFTPAQAAASGLRNLVTRALGVDASMHAEVNEFTVEPQDLFILCSDGLTDMMSDDDLAALARLPIALPDKAQRMVALANARGGRDNISVLLAQAGAQDTRRSLVSRLLRMP; from the coding sequence ATGAAGCCTCCGCTAAAGCTGAGTTACGAGTTCTGCGCACTGACCGACACGGGGCGCGTGCGCTCCAACAATGAAGACGCCGTCGCCATCCATGAGGCCACCCAGCTGGTGATGCTGGCCGACGGCATGGGCGGCTACAGCGCCGGCGAAGTGGCCAGCGGCATGGCCATTAACTACATAGGCACCGAGTTCGCGCAGTGGCTCGAAGACGCCCCCGCCAACACCCCGGTGGCCGAGGTGCGGCGCGCGCTCGAAGCCTGCGTGGACAACGCCAACCACGCCATCCTTGGCGCCTCGCTCACCAACCCCCAATACCTGGGCATGGGCACCACGCTGGTCGTGGGCGTGTTCCGCGGCGACCGGCTCATCCTGGCCCACATCGGCGACTCGCGCTGCTACCGGCTGCGCGCGGGCGAGCTGCGCCAGATCACGCGCGACCATTCCTGGCTGCAGGAACAGGTGGACATGGGCCTGTTCACGCCGGCGCAGGCCGCCGCATCGGGCCTGCGCAACCTGGTTACGCGCGCGCTCGGCGTGGATGCATCCATGCACGCCGAGGTCAACGAATTCACCGTGGAGCCGCAGGACCTGTTCATCCTGTGCTCCGACGGCCTGACCGACATGATGAGCGACGACGACCTGGCCGCCCTCGCACGGCTGCCCATCGCGCTGCCGGACAAGGCGCAGCGCATGGTGGCCCTGGCCAACGCCCGGGGCGGGCGCGACAACATCAGCGTGCTGCTGGCCCAGGCCGGCGCGCAGGACACGAGGCGCAGCCTGGTTTCGCGCCTGTTGCGCATGCCCTGA
- a CDS encoding MBL fold metallo-hydrolase, translating into MKVRILGCSGTLAKGCRTTSFLLDERILVDAGTGVGELTLEEMQRVDHVFLTHSHLDHIAALPLLLDAVGAHRARPLRVHALPATLDALRAHVFNGVIWPDFTRIPTPHAPFVRLLPLGVGDVFVVAGTPLEVLPARHSVPAVGYAARGQRGWWIYSGDTEGQEPAFWRRVNALRQSPGGVAALCMETAFSNAEAELARKSQHLSPATLARELMALPPGADLPIYITHAKPQQSSLIMREVQALEHGALRLIDLQAVDVLSV; encoded by the coding sequence ATGAAAGTACGCATCCTCGGCTGCAGCGGCACCCTGGCCAAGGGCTGCCGCACCACCTCCTTCCTGCTGGACGAGCGCATCCTGGTGGATGCCGGCACTGGCGTAGGCGAACTCACGCTCGAGGAAATGCAGCGCGTGGACCATGTCTTCCTCACCCACTCGCACCTGGACCACATTGCCGCCCTGCCATTGCTGCTCGACGCCGTGGGCGCGCACCGCGCCCGGCCCCTGCGGGTGCACGCCCTGCCCGCCACCCTGGATGCGCTGCGCGCCCATGTCTTCAACGGCGTGATCTGGCCCGATTTCACCCGCATTCCCACACCGCATGCGCCCTTCGTACGGTTGCTGCCCCTGGGTGTGGGCGACGTCTTCGTCGTCGCAGGCACCCCGCTGGAAGTGCTGCCCGCGCGCCACAGCGTACCCGCCGTAGGCTATGCCGCACGCGGTCAGCGGGGCTGGTGGATATATAGCGGCGACACCGAAGGCCAGGAGCCCGCCTTCTGGCGCCGCGTGAACGCCCTGCGCCAGAGCCCCGGCGGCGTGGCCGCCCTGTGCATGGAAACCGCTTTCAGCAACGCAGAGGCGGAACTGGCGCGCAAAAGCCAGCACCTGTCGCCCGCCACCCTGGCGCGCGAACTGATGGCACTGCCCCCTGGCGCCGACCTGCCCATCTACATCACCCACGCCAAGCCGCAGCAAAGCAGCCTCATCATGCGCGAGGTGCAGGCCCTGGAACATGGCGCGCTGCGCCTCATCGACCTGCAGGCGGTGGATGTGCTGAGCGTCTGA
- a CDS encoding FHA domain-containing protein: MPRMVVSIDGVVIKEVPLTQERTTVGRRPYNDVVIDNLAVSGEHAVFVMTGDDVQVYDLGSTNGTYVNGKAIKQQSLRNGDTVEMGKYKIRFLHEAPRQDYEKTMLIEPGRPQAAAAPAAAPASGTVRVMTGPATGREVVLTKVVTTIGKPGVAVASITRRHHSFVLAHVEGAELPRLNGAPIGAEPVALKNGDRIALAGAEMEFVLG, from the coding sequence ATGCCCAGAATGGTCGTATCCATCGACGGAGTGGTCATCAAGGAAGTCCCGCTGACCCAGGAGCGCACGACGGTGGGCCGCCGGCCGTACAACGACGTGGTCATCGACAACCTGGCCGTGAGCGGCGAGCACGCCGTATTCGTCATGACCGGCGACGACGTGCAGGTGTACGACCTGGGCAGCACCAACGGCACCTACGTGAACGGCAAGGCCATCAAGCAGCAATCGCTGCGCAACGGCGACACCGTGGAGATGGGCAAGTACAAGATCCGCTTCCTGCACGAGGCTCCGCGGCAGGACTATGAAAAGACCATGCTGATCGAGCCCGGCAGGCCGCAGGCCGCTGCTGCGCCGGCGGCCGCGCCCGCCAGTGGCACCGTGCGTGTGATGACCGGCCCCGCCACTGGCCGCGAGGTCGTGCTGACCAAGGTGGTCACCACCATTGGCAAGCCCGGCGTGGCCGTCGCCTCGATCACCCGGCGGCACCACAGCTTCGTGCTGGCCCACGTGGAAGGGGCCGAGCTGCCCCGGCTCAACGGCGCACCCATCGGGGCCGAGCCCGTGGCTCTGAAAAACGGCGACCGCATCGCCCTGGCCGGCGCCGAGATGGAATTCGTGCTCGGATGA
- a CDS encoding TerC family protein has product MEFLSNADFWIGLVKIVWINIILSGDNAVVIALAARSLPPAQQKKAIMFGSGAAVVLRIVLTVVAAKLLQLSFLQIVGGCLLLWIGYQLLTGEEEEEGDAKAGGGMMAAIRTILIADLVMSLDNVIAVAATAQGNMVLLVLGLAISIPLVIFGSTLMIKLMERFPVIVTLGAALIGWVGGETIVNDNLLHDYAVGHPWLHYVAAAAGAVLVVMVGKLIQSRNAPQQA; this is encoded by the coding sequence ATGGAGTTCCTGAGCAATGCCGATTTCTGGATCGGCCTGGTGAAGATCGTCTGGATCAACATCATCCTGTCCGGCGACAACGCCGTCGTCATCGCACTGGCGGCGCGCTCGCTGCCCCCCGCACAACAAAAGAAGGCCATCATGTTCGGCTCCGGCGCCGCCGTGGTGCTGCGGATCGTTCTCACGGTGGTGGCGGCCAAGCTGCTGCAGCTGTCCTTCCTGCAGATCGTGGGCGGCTGCCTGCTGCTGTGGATCGGCTACCAGCTGCTCACCGGCGAGGAAGAAGAGGAGGGCGACGCCAAGGCCGGCGGCGGCATGATGGCCGCCATCCGCACCATCCTGATCGCCGATCTGGTGATGAGCCTGGACAACGTGATCGCCGTGGCCGCCACCGCCCAGGGCAACATGGTGCTGCTGGTCCTGGGCCTGGCCATCAGCATCCCGCTGGTGATCTTCGGCTCCACGCTGATGATCAAGCTCATGGAGCGCTTCCCCGTCATCGTCACCCTGGGCGCTGCCCTGATCGGCTGGGTGGGCGGCGAAACCATCGTCAACGACAACCTGCTGCACGACTACGCCGTGGGCCACCCCTGGCTGCACTACGTGGCGGCTGCGGCGGGCGCCGTGCTCGTGGTGATGGTGGGCAAGCTGATACAGTCCCGCAACGCGCCTCAGCAGGCCTGA